One segment of Meriones unguiculatus strain TT.TT164.6M chromosome X, Bangor_MerUng_6.1, whole genome shotgun sequence DNA contains the following:
- the LOC132649838 gene encoding host cell factor 1-like isoform X4, translating into MSRCHAARGPDEHAALQPPLPARELPDEVLFLSWPFLAPATNQWFIPAVRGDIQPGCAAYGFVCDGTRLLVFGGMVEYGKYSNDLYELQASRWEWKRLKAKTPKNGPPPCPRLGHSFSLVGNKCYLFGGLANDSEDPKNNIPRYLNDLYILELRPGSGVVAWDIPITYGVLPPPRESHTAVVYTEKENKKSKLVIYGGMSGCRLGDLWTLDIETLTWNKPSLSGVAPLPRSLHSATTIGNKMYVFGGWVPLVMDDVKVATHEKEWKCTNTLACLNLDTMAWETILMDTLEDNIPRARAGHCAVAINTRLYIWSGRDGYRKAWNNQVCCKDLWYLETEKPPPPARVQLVRANTNSLEVSWGPVATADSYLLQLQKYDIPATAATASSPTPNPVPSVPANPPKSPAPAAAAPAVQPLTQVGITLVPQAATAPPSTTTIQVLPTVPGSSISVPTAARTQGVPAVLKVTGPQATTGTPLVTMRPASQAGKAPVTVTSLPASVRMVVPTQSAQGTVIGSNPQMSGMAALAAAAAATQKIPPSSAPTVLSVPAGTTIVKTVAVTPGTTTLPATVKVASSPVMVSNPATRMLKTAAAQVGTSVSSAANTSARPIITVHKSGTVTVAQQAQVVTTVVGGVTKTITLVKSPISVPGGSALISNLGKVMSVVQTKPVQTSAVTGQASTGPVTQIIQTKGPLPAGTILKLVTSADGKPTTIITTTQASGAGTKPTILGISSVSPSTTKPGTTTIIKTIPMSAIITQAGATGVSSSPGIKSPITIITTKVMTSGTGAPAKIITAVPKIATGHGQQGVTQVVLKGAPGQPGTILRTVPMSGVRLVTPVTVSAVKPAVTTLVVKGTTGVTTLGTVTGTVSTSLAGAGAHSTSASLATPITTLGTIATLSSQVINPTAITVSAAQTTLTAAGGLTTPTITMQPVSQPTQVTLITAPSGVEAQPVHDLPVSILASPTTEQPTATVTIADSGQSDVQPGTVTLVCSNPPCETHETGTTNTATTTVVANLGGHPRPTQVQFVCDRQEAAASLVTSAVGQQNGNVVRVCSNPPCETHETGTTNTATTTTSNMAEQHGCSNPPCETHETGTVSTATTAMSSMGTGQQRDTRRASNTPTVVRITVAPGPLERAQGTVKPQCQTQQTSMTSTTMTVQATGAPCSAGPLIRPSVALEAGSHSPAFVQLSIPSVRVGLSGPSSKDMPTGRQPETYHTYTTSTPTTARFIMGAGELGAARVVPTSTYESLQASSPNSTVTVTALEALLCPSAPEIQVCTNPPCETHDTGTTNTATTSNAGSAQRVCSNPPCETHETGTTHTATTATSNGGAGQPEGGQQPSGGRLCETHQTTSTGTTMSVSVGALLPDASTSHGTLESGLEVVAVPTVTSQAGTTILASFPTQRVCSNPPCETHETGTTHTATTVTSNMSSNQDPPPAASDQGEAVSTQGDSANISSAITTTVSSTLPRAVTTVTQSTPVPGPSVPPPEELQVSPGPRQQLPPRQLLQSASAPLLGESAEVRSASQTPELQAAMDLSSTGDPTSGQEPASSAVVATVVVQPPPPTQSEVDQLSLPQELMVEAQAGTTTLMVTGLTPEELAVTAAAEAAAQAAATEEAQALAIQAVLQAAQQAVMAGTGEPMDTSEAAAAVTQAELGHFSAEGQEGQATTIPIVLTQQELAALVQQQQQQLQEAQVQAQQQHHLPTEALAPADSLNDPSIESSCLNELASAVPSTVALLPSTATESLAPSNTFVTPQPVVVASPAKIQAAATLTEVANGIESLGVKPDLPPPPSKAPVKKENQWFDVGVIKGTNVMVTHYFLPPDDAVQSDDDSGTIPDYNQLKKQELQPGTAYKFRVAGINACGRGPFSEISAFKTCLPGFPGAPCAIKISKSPDGAHLTWEPPSVTSGKIIQYSVFLAIQRSQASGEAKSSTPAQLAFMRVYCGPSPSCLVQSSSLSNAHIDYTTKPAIIFRIAARNEKGYGPATQVRWLQETSKDGSGTKPASKRPMSSPEMKSAPKKSKADGQ; encoded by the exons CGACCAACCAGTGGTTCATCCCAGCTGTGAGAGGGGATATCCAGCCAGGGTGTGCAGCCTATGGCTTTGTGTGTGATGGTACTCGTCTGCTGGTGTTTGGTGGGATGGTGGAGTATGGAAAATACAGCAACGACCTCTATGAACTCCAG GCAAGTCGCTGGGAATGGAAGAGATTGAAAGCAAAGACGCCCAAAAATGGGCCACCTCCGTGTCCTCGACTTGGACACAGCTTCTCCCTCGTGGGCAATAAATGTTACCTATTTGGGGGTCTGGCCAATGATAGTGAAGACCCCAAGAACAACATTCCAAG GTACCTGAATGACTTATATATTCTTGAACTACGGCCTGGCTCTGGAGTGGTTGCCTGGGACATCCCCATCACTTACGGGGTCCTGCCTCCACCACGGGAGTCACATACTGCTGTGGTCTACACtgaaaaagagaacaagaaatcCAAGCTGGTGATCTATGGAGGAATGAGTGGCTGCAGGCTAGGGGACCTTTGGACCCTGGACATTG AGACACTGACATGGAATAAGCCCAGCCTTAGTGGGGTGGCCCCTCTTCCTCGGAGCCTCCACTCTGCAACCACCATAGGAAACAA AATGTATGTGTTTGGTGGCTGGGTGCCTCTTGTCATGGACGATGTCAAAGTGGCCACACACGAGAAGGAGTGGAAGTGTACCAACACACTGGCTTGTCTCAACTTGG ATACCATGGCCTGGGAAACCATCCTGATGGATACACTGGAGGACAACATTCCTCGAGCTCGAGCTGGCCACTGTGCTGTTGCCATCAATACTCGCCTGTACATCTGGAGTGGCCGTGATGGCTACCGTAAGGCCTGGAACAACCAGGTGTGCTGCAAGGACCTATGGTATCTGGAAACAG AAAAGCCACCACCCCCGGCTCGAGTACAACTAGTCCGAGCCAATACCAACTCGCTGGAGGTTAGCTGGGGCCCAGTGGCAACAGCCGACAGTTACCTTCTGCAACTCCAGAAATATGACATTCCTGCCACGGCTGCTACGGCCAGCTCCCCCACTCCCAATCCAGTTCCATCTGTGCCTGCCAACCCTCCCAAGAGCCCTGCGCCAGCAGCAGCTGCACCTGCCGTACAGCCACTGACCCAAGTAGGCATCACACTTGTGCCCCAGGCTGCCACTGCACCTCCAAGCACGACCACCATCCAGGTCTTGCCAACAGTGCCAGGCAGCTCCATTTCTGTGCCCACTGCAGCCAGGACTCAAG GTGTCCCTGCTGTTCTCAAAGTGACTGGTCCTCAGGCTACAACAGGAACACCACTGGTCACGATGAGACCTGCCAGCCAGGCTGGAAAAGCCCCTGTCACTGTGACCTCCTTGCCTGCCAGTGTGCGAATGGTTGTGCCCACACAGAGTGCCCAGGGAACG GTGATTGGCAGTAATCCACAGATGAGTGGGATGGCTGcattggctgctgctgctgctgccacacagaaaatccctccTTCCTCAGCACCCACAGTGCTGAGTGTCCCAGCAGGCACCACCATTGTTAAGACAGTGGCTGTGACACCTGGCACAACCACTCTTCCAGCCACTGTGAAGGTGGCCTCCTCCCCTGTAATG GTGAGCAACCCAGCCACTCGCATGCTAAAGACTGCAGCTGCCCAAGTGGGGACATCTGTGTCCTCTGCTGCCAACACATCTGCTCGCCCTATCATCACGGTACACAAATCCGGGACTGTGACAGTGGCCCAGCAAGCCCAGGTGGTGACTACAGTGGTAGGCGGAGTCACCAAGACCATCACCTTAGTGAAGAGCCCCATCTCTGTCCCAGGAGGCAGTGCTCTG ATTTCCAATCTGGGAAAAGTGATGTCAGTGGTCCAGACCAAACCAGTTCAGACTTCAGCAGTCACAGGCCAAGCGTCTACAGGTCCTGTGACTCAGATCATCCAG ACCAAAGGGCCCCTTCCAGCGGGGACTATCCTAAAGCTGGTGACATCAGCGGATGGCAAGCCCACAACCATCATCACCACTACACAGGCTAGTGGGGCAGGAACCAAGCCTACCATCCTGGGCATTAGTAGTGTCTCCCCCAGCACCACCAAACCTGGCACAACTACCATCATTAAGACAATTCCCATGTCCGCCATTATCACCCAGGCGGGTGCCACAG GTGTTTCCAGCAGTCCTGGCATTAAGTCCCCCATCACAATTATCACCACTAAGGTGATGACTTCGGGAACAGGTGCACCTGCCAAAATCATCACTGCTGTCCCCAAGATTGCTACTGGCCATGGGCAGCAAGGAGTGACCCAG GTGGTGCTAAAGGGGGCCCCTGGACAGCCAGGCACCATCCTCCGCACTGTGCCCATGAGTGGTGTTCGCCTGGTTACCCCTGTCACCGTCTCTGCTGTCAAGCCAGCCGTCACCACATTGGTTGTGAAGGGCACCACAG GTGTCACAACTCTAGGCACAGTGACAGGTACTGTCTCTACCAGCCTTGCAGGAGCTGGGGCCCATAGCACCAGTGCTTCCCTGGCCACACCTATCACCACCTTGGGCACCATTGCCACTCTCTCAAGCCAGGTGATAAACCCTACTGCCATCACCGTGTCAGCCGCACAGACGACACTAACAGCTGCTGGTGGGCTCACCACACCTACAATCACGATGCAG CCTGTCTCCCAGCCTACCCAGGTGACTCTGATCACAGCACCCAGCGGGGTTGAGGCCCAGCCTGTCCATGACCTTCCTGTGTCCATTTTGGCCTCACCTACTACAGAGCAGCCCACGGCAACAGTCACCATTGCAGACTCAGGCCAGAGCGATGTACAGCCTGGTACTGTGACACTGGTGTGCTCCAACCCACCCTGTGAAACCCACGAAACAGGCACCACCAACACAGCCACCACCACTGTCGTGGCTAACCTTGGGGGACATCCTCGGCCTACCCAAGTACAGTTTGTTTGTGACAGACAGGAGGCAGCTGCTTCTCTTGTGACCTCGGCTGTGGGACAACAGAATGGTAATGTGGTCCGTGTCTGTTCAAACCCCCCCTGTGAGACGCACGAGACAGGCACCACCAACACTGCCACAACGACGACCTCCAATATGGCTGAGCAGCATGGCTGCTCGAATCCCCCCTGCGAGACTCATGAAACAGGCACCGTCAGCACTGCCACTACAGCAATGTCCAGCATGGGCACTGGGCAGCAGCGAGACACTCGTCGTGCCTCTAACACCCCCACTGTAGTGCGGATCACTGTGGCTCCTGGGCCGTTGGAGAGAGCCCAGGGTACTGTGAAGCCTCAGTGCCAAACCCAGCAGACCAGCATGACCAGCACCACCATGACTGTGCAGGCCACCGGAGCGCCATGCTCAGCTGGTCCACTGATCAGGCCAAGTGTGGCACTGGAGGCTGGGAGCCACAGCCCTGCCTTTGTGCAGCTATCGATTCCAAGTGTCAGAGTTGGGCTGAGTGGCCCCAGCAGCAAGGACATGCCCACAGGGCGCCAGCCAGAGACATATCATACTTACACCACCAGTACCCCAACCACGGCCCGCTTTATCATGGGTGCTGGGGAACTTGGTGCAGCCCGGGTGGTCCCTACGTCTACATATGAGAGCCTCCAGGCAAGCTCTCCCAACAGCACCGTGACTGTGACAGCCTTAGAGGCACTTCTGTGCCCTTCGGCTCCCGAGATTCAAGTCTGCACCAACCCGCCATGTGAGACCCATGACACGGGTACCACCAACACCGCCACTACCTCCAATGCGGGCAGTGCTCAGCGGGTATGCTCCAACCCACCTTGTGAGACTCATGAGAcgggcaccacacacacagctACCACTGCCACATCAAATGGAGGTGCAGGCCAGCCTGAGGGCGGACAGCAGCCTTCTGGTGGCCGTCTCTGCGAGACGCACCAGACCACTTCCACTGGCACCACCATGTCAGTCAGTGTGGGTGCCCTGCTTCCTGATGCCAGCACCTCTCATGGAACCCTGGAGTCTGGCTTAGAGGTGGTAGCAGTGCCCACTGTCACTTCCCAGGCCGGCACCACAATCCTGGCTTCTTTCCCAACCCAGAGGGTATGCTCCAACCCTCCTTGCGAGACCCACGAGACAGGCACCACGCACACAGCCACTACTGTCACCTCTAACATGAGCTCAAACCAAG ACCCTCCACCAGCTGCCAGTGACCAGGGTGAGGCGGTAAGCACCCAAGGTGACAGCGCAAACATCTCCAGTGCCATCACAACAACTGTATCTTCCACACTGCCACGAGCAGTGACCACAGTGACACAGTCTACACCAGTCCCAGGTCCCTCTGTGCCG CCCCCAGAGGAActtcaggtctcaccaggacctCGCCAACAGCTGCCTCCACGGCAACTCCTGCAGTCTGCCTCCGCGCCCCTGTTGGGGGAGTCCGCCGAGGTCCGGTCAGCCTCCCAGACCCCTGAGCTCCAGGCCGCCATGGATCTGAGCAGCACTGGGGACCCAACTTCAGGCCAGGAGCCTGCTAGCTCTGCTGTTGTGGCCACTGTGGTGGTCCAACCACCCCCACCTACACAGTCTGAAGTAGACCAGTTATCACTTCCCCAAGAACTGATGGTTGAGGCCCAGGCAGGCACCACAACCCTTATGGTAACAGGGCTCACCCCAGAGGAGCTGGCAGTGACCGCTGCTGCTGAAGCAGCTGCCCAAGCTGCTGCCACTGAAGAAGCCCAAGCCTTGGCCATCCAGGCTGTGCTCCAGGCTGCACAGCAAGCCGTCATGG CAGGCACTGGGGAGCCCATGGATACGtcggaagcagcagcagcagtgacaCAAGCAGAACTGGGTCACTTTTCAGCTGAGGGCCAAGAGGGTCAGGCCACCACCATACCCATTGTGCTGACACAGCAGGAGCTTGCAGCCCtggtgcagcagcagcagcagcagctccaggaGGCTCAAGTGCAAGCCCAGCAGCAGCACCACCTTCCTACTGAGGCTCTGGCCCCAGCTGACAGTCTCAATGACCCATCCATCGAGAGCAGCTGCCTCAACGAGCTAGCTAGTGCTGTCCCCAGCACTGTGGCCTTGCTACCCTCAACAGCCACTGAGA GCCTGGCTCCATCTAACACATTTGTGACTCCCCAGCCTGTTGTTGTAGCCAGCCCAGCAAAGATTCAGGCTGCAGCTACCTTAACTGAAGTGGCCAATGGCATCGAGTCCCTGGGTGTG AAACCGGACTTGCCACCCCCACCCAGCAAAGCCCCTGTGAAAAAGGAGAACCAGTGGTTTGATGTGGGGGTCATTAAGGGTACCAATGTAATGGTGACACACTATTTTCTGCCACCAGATGATGCTGTTCAGTCAGAT GATGACTCAGGCACGATCCCCGACTATAACCAGCTGAAGAAGCAGGAGTTGCAGCCAGGCACAGCTTACAAATTTCGTGTTGCCGGAATCAATGCTTGTGGCCGGGGGCCCTTCAGTGAGATCTCAGCCTTTAAGACCTGTCTGCCTGGTTTCCCAGGGGCTCCTTGTGCCATTAAAATCAGCAAG AGCCCAGATGGTGCTCACCTCACCTGGGAGCCACCATCTGTGACCTCCGGCAAGATCATCCAGTACTCTGTGTTCCTGGCCATCCAGAGATCACAGGCCAGTGGTGAGGCCAAGAGCTCCACCCCAGCCCAGCTGGCCTTCATGCGAGTATACTGTGGGCCCAGCCCTTCCTGCCTCGTGCAGTCCTCCAGCCTCTCCAATGCCCACATTGACTATACCACCAAGCCTGCCATCATCTTCCGCATTGCCGCCCGCAATGAAAAGGGCTACGGCCCCGCCACACAAGTGAGGTGGTTGCAAG AAACCAGTAAAGACGGCTCGGGCACCAAGCCGGCCAGCAAGCGGCCTATGTCGTCTCCAGAAAT GAAATCTGCTCCAAAGAAGTCTAAGGCTGATGGTCAGTGA